The proteins below come from a single Panicum hallii strain FIL2 chromosome 7, PHallii_v3.1, whole genome shotgun sequence genomic window:
- the LOC112901276 gene encoding receptor-like serine/threonine-protein kinase SD1-8: MGFFSPGVSTKRYLGIWFSVSRDAVCWVANRERPLNDNSGVLMVSDTGSLLLLDGSGRIAWSSNSSSTSPVEAQLLDNGNLVVRNPGSATVLWHSFHHPSNVMLSGMKVGKDLSSGDEWYLTSWRSADDPSPGAFRRVLDTSGRPDNIVWQGSAKTFRTGPWNGVRFGGIPEVLTYQQDLFEYQMVISPREVTYGYNVKPGATFTYVVLTDNGEVKRLVWDATSRAWQTSYQGPRDVCDAYGKCGAFNLCNVSAASASFCGCIRGFRLASPWRIAGRCRRNVALSCAAGSTTDGFVPVPGVKLPDTHNASVDTGITVEECRARCLANCSCLAYAAADISAGGDGSGCIMWTDDLLDMRYVDRGQDLYLRLAESELQPPPPALPPSLPSRSRAPTGPVIGAVGSLVGILLVAFLLLVVIRRRRRRRPSNTAPSTPDGFIQRTTPAPTVPSSELSSLKKATGDFSESNIIGRGGFGIVYEGHLPDGRKVAVKRLIMQSSLTDEGANAFMREVGVMSKLRHGNLLQLLSYCQDGKERILVYEYMKNRSLNIYIFGGDPRLRALLNWDRRLEIVRGVAKGVAYLHGLSEEVIHRDLKSSNILLDDHWRPKIADFGTAKLFVVDETDPTLIKSAGYTAPEYLSSERHLTLKCDVYSFGIILMEIISGKRNTATPALLSDAWESWSQGTISDLLDPAVAQPEPELLFELERCVQIGLLSVQQSPDDRPAMSAVVAMLNSNSLQIRAPKRPVLGSRTETPLHEAADRSTQEASGTSRSSYSVYLT, encoded by the exons ATGGGCTTCTTCTCCCCCGGGGTGTCAACCAAGAGGTACCTCGGCATCTGGTTCTCCGTGTCCAGAGACGCCGTCTGCTGGGTGGCCAATCGCGAGCGCCCCCTCAACGACAACTCCGGCGTGCTCATGGTCAGCGACACGGGGAGCCTTCTCCTGCTGGACGGCTCCGGCCGGATCGCGTGGTCATCAAACTCCAGCAGCACATCTCCCGTGGAGGCGCAGCTGCTCGACAACGGCAACCTAGTCGTGCGCAACCCTGGCAGCGCCACTGTCCTGTGGCATTCTTTCCACCACCCGTCCAACGTGATGCTGTCCGGCATGAAGGTGGGCAAGGACTTGTCGAGCGGGGACGAGTGGTACCTCACGTCGTGGCGCTCCGCCGACGACCCGTCGCCGGGGGCCTTCCGCCGCGTGCTCGACACCAGCGGGCGGCCCGACAACATCGTGTGGCAAGGCAGCGCCAAGACGTTCCGCACGGGCCCCTGGAACGGCGTGCGCTTCGGCGGCATCCCGGAGGTGCTGACCTACCAGCAGGACCTGTTCGAGTACCAGATGGTGATCAGCCCGCGGGAGGTGACCTACGGGTACAACGTCAAGCCCGGCGCCACCTTCACCTACGTCGTGCTGACGGACAACGGCGAGGTGAAGCGCCTGGTGTGGGATGCGACCAGCCGGGCATGGCAGACCAGCTACCAGGGGCCCAGGGACGTCTGCGACGCCTACGGCAAGTGCGGGGCGTTCAACCTGTGCAACGTCAGCGCAGCGTCGGCGTCGTTCTGCGGCTGCATCAGGGGGTTCCGCCTGGCGTCTCCGTGGAGGATCGCCGGCAGATGCCGGCGGAACGTGGCGCTGAGCTGTGCGGCTGGGAGCACGACGGACGGGTTCGTGCCGGTGCCCGGAGTGAAGCTTCCGGACACGCACAACGCGTCGGTGGACACGGGCATCACGGTGGAGGAGTGCAGGGCGAGGTGCCTCGCCAACTGCTCGTGCCTGGCCTACGCCGCCGCGGACATCAGCGCCGGCGGTGATGGTAGCGGCTGCATCATGTGGACCGATGATCTGCTCGACATGCGGTACGTCGACAGAGGGCAGGATCTCTACCTGAGGCTGGCCGAGTCTGAactccagccgccgccgccggccctgccCCCGTCGCTGCCGTCACGGTCCCGGGCCCCTACTGGCCCCGTCATTGGTGCCGTAGGTTCCCTCGTCGGGATTCTTCTTGTTGCTTTCTTGCTCCTGGTTGTGATCaggaggcgccggcgccggagacCTTCAAACACAG CTCCAAGTACCCCTGATGGTTTTATTCAGCGTACTACTCCTGCCCCGACCGTACCTTCTTCTGAACTGTCTAGTTTGAAGAAGGCTACTGGAGATTTCTCTGAAAGCAACATCATTGGTCGCGGTGGCTTCGGAATCGTATATGAG GGCCATTTACCTGATGGTAGAAAAGTTGCTGTAAAGAGACTCATAATGCAGTCTTCTCTTACTGATGAAGGCGCTAATGCTTTCATGAGAGAAGTGGGAGTGATGTCAAAGCTCAGGCATGGCAACCTTCTTCAGCTCCTTTCTTATTGCCAGGATGGGAAGGAGCGAATCCTAGTCTATGAGTACATGAAGAACAGGAGCTTGAACATCTACATATTTG GAGGGGATCCTAGACTCCGGGCTTTGCTAAATTGGGATCGAAGGCTGGAAATAGTTCGTGGGGTTGCCAAAGGCGTTGCTTATCTTCATGGACTAAGCGAGGAAGTCATCCACAGGGACCTAAAATCATCCAATATACTTCTGGATGACCATTGGAGGCCGAAGATCGCAGACTTCGGAACCGCAAAACTTTTCGTTGTTGATGAGACAGATCCAACACTAATAAAATCAGC GGGGTACACGGCTCCAGAGTATTTATCTAGTGAACGGCACCTGACACTGAAGTGCGATGTGTATAGCTTTGGAATCATCTTGATGGAGATAATCAGTGGGAAAAGGAACACAGCCACCCCAGCGCTCCTTTCTGAT GCCTGGGAATCTTGGAGTCAAGGCACGATCAGCGACCTTCTTGATCCAGCCGTGGCCCAGCCGGAGCCTGAGCTCCTATTTGAGCTGGAGAGATGTGTGCAGATAGGCCTTCTCAGCGTGCAACAATCACCTGATGACAGGCCTGCCATGTCTGCAGTAGTTGCGATGCTGAACAGCAACAGTTTACAGATCCGTGCGCCTAAGAGGCCAGTGTTGGGCAGCAGAACCGAGACTCCTCTCCACGAAGCAGCGGATCGTTCAACGcaggaagcatctggcacgtcACGCAGCAGCTATTCGGTATATCTCACATAG
- the LOC112900238 gene encoding G-type lectin S-receptor-like serine/threonine-protein kinase At4g27290 isoform X2, with translation MSIWHLASSIIMGAPKTDRFPNHLAMIFSVLLLFLRASAAAIASDTLNNGGNITDGETLVSAAGSFTLGFFSPTGVPAKRYLGIWFTASPDAVCWVANRDTPLSNNTSGVLVIASTGILRLLDGSGQTAWSSNTTRSAPAVAQLLDTGNLVVREQSSGGEVQWQSFDHPSNTLLAGMRLGMDPQTGAEWSLTSWRAPNDPTPGDCRRVMDTRGLPDCVSWQGNVKKYRTGPWNGLWFSGVPEMASYSELFSNQVVVRPDEIAYIFNATADAPFSRLVLNEVGTLLRLAWDPASRVWNTFAQAPRDVCDDYAMCGAFGLCNVNTASTLFCSCVMGFSPVNPSQWSMRESGGGCRRNVPLECGNGTTTDGFMVVRGVKLPDTDNTTVDMSATLDQCRARCFANCSCVAYAAADIRGGGAGSGCVMWTNYIVDVRYVDKGQDLYVRLAKSEFAKEKRMDAARIVLPVLASVLALTAACLYLVWICRLRGQRRNNNVQKKEILGDENLELPFVSFGDIVTATNNFSEANMLGQGGFGKVYKGMLDKNKEVAIKRLGQGSGQGVEEFRNEVVLIAKLQHRNLVRLLGCCIHGDEKLLIYEYLPNKSLDSFIFDAASKKVLDWPTRFQIIKGISRGLLYLHQDSRLTIIHRDLKPSNILLDADMSPKISDFGMARIFGGNQHEANTNRVVGTYGYMSPEYAMDGVFSVKSDTYSFGVILLEIISGLKISLTHITNFPNLLAYAWSLWKEGKAMNLVDSSLLGSCSPNEALRCIHIGLLCVQDNPNGRPLMSSVVFMLENETTALSIPKQPVYFSQRYSEAQEIRENTSSSMSNMDLTVLEGR, from the exons ATGAGCATCTGGCATCTGGCATCATCCATCATCATGGGGGCACCAAAAACCGACAGATTTCCCAACCATCTCGCCATGATTTTCTCCGTGCTCTTGCTTTTTCTCAGAGCCTCGGCCGCTGCCATCGCATCTGACACGCTCAACAACGGCGGAAACATCACCGACGGCGAGACGCTGGTCTCGGCCGCCGGCTCCTTCACGCTGGGCTTCTTCTCCCCGACCGGGGTGCCAGCCAAGAGATACCTTGGCATCTGGTTCACCGCGTCCCCGGACGCTGTCTGCTGGGTGGCCAACCGTGACACCCCGCTCAGCAACAACACCTCCGGCGTCCTGGTGATCGCCAGCACGGGGATCCTTCGCCTTCTCGACGGCTCTGGCCAGACCGCGTGGTCTTCGAATACAACGAGATCTGCTCCTGCCGTGGCGCAGCTGCTCGACACCGGCAACCTGGTCGTGCGCGAGCAGAGCAGCGGTGGCGAAGTGCAGTGGCAGTCGTTCGATCACCCGTCGAACACCTTGCTCGCCGGCATGAGGCTCGGCATGGACCCGCAGACCGGCGCCGAATGGTCGCtcacgtcgtggcgcgcgccgAACGACCCGACGCCGGGGGACTGCCGCCGGGTGATGGACACCAGGGGACTCCCGGACTGCGTCTCGTGGCAAGGCAACGTCAAGAAGTACCGGACGGGCCCGTGGAACGGCCTGTGGTTCAGCGGCGTCCCGGAGATGGCGTCCTACTCGGAGCTGTTCTCCAACCAGGTCGTCGTCCGCCCCGACGAGATCGCCTACATCTTCAACGCCACGGCCGACGCGCCCTTCTCCCGCCTCGTGCTGAACGAGGTCGGCACTCTGCTGCGGCTGGCATGGGACCCGGCCAGCCGTGTGTGGAACACCTTCGCGCAGGCGCCGAGGGACGTCTGCGACGACTACGCCATGTGCGGCGCGTTCGGCCTGTGCAACGTGAACACGGCGTCCACGCTGTTCTGCAGCTGCGTCATGGGGTTCAGCCCCGTGAACCCTTCGCAGTGGTCCATGAGGGAGTCCGGAGGCGGGTGCCGGAGGAACGTGCCGCTGGAGTGCGGCAACGGGACGACGACGGACGGGTTCATGGTGGTGCGAGGAGTGAAGCTCCCGGACACGGACAACACGACGGTGGACATGAGCGCGACGCTGGATCAGTGCAGAGCTAGGTGCTTCGCCAACTGCTCGTGCGTGGCCTACGCCGCCGCCGACATCCGAGGAGGAGGCGCTGGCAGTGGCTGCGTCATGTGGACGAATTACATTGTTGACGTCCGGTACGTAGACAAGGGGCAAGATCTATACGTGAGGTTGGCAAAATCTGAATTTG CTAAAGAGAAGAGGATGGATGCGGCAAGAATCGTGCTTCCGGTTCTGGCGTCTGTGCTTGCACTTACGGCCGCATGCCTGTACCTTGTTTGGATATGCAGGCTTAGAG GCCAACGTCGAAACAACAATGTTCAGAAAAAAGAGATTCTAGGTGATGAAAACCTAGAGCTTCCATTTGTAAGCTTTGGGGATATTGTTACTGCAACAAATAATTTTTCTGAAGCGAATATGCTTGGACAAGGTGGCTTTGGGAAGGTTTATAAG GGTATGCTGGACAAGAACAAAGAGGTTGCAATCAAAAGGCTTGGTCAGGGTTCTGGACAAGGCGTAGAGGAATTCAGAAACGAAGTTGTTCTAATCGCTAAATTGCAGCATAGAAACCTCGTCAGACTTCTTGGTTGCTGTATTCATGGAGATGAGAAGTTGCTGATTTACGAATATTTACCAAACAAAAGCTTGGATTCCTTCATTTTTG ATGCAGCAAGTAAAAAAGTGCTTGATTGGCCAACAAGGTTCCAGATAATCAAAGGAATATCAAGGGGACTTCTTTACCTCCACCAGGATTCAAGATTGACGATAATTCACAGAGATCTCAAACCAAGCAACATACTTTTGGATGCAGATATGAGCCCTAAGATATCAGATTTCGGTATGGCAAGAATCTTTGGAGGAAACCAGCATGAAGCAAACACTAATCGAGTTGTTGGGACATA TGGTTACATGTCTCCTGAGTATGCAATGGATGGCGTCTTTTCTGTCAAGTCTGATACATACAGCTTCGGTGTCATACTTTTGGAGATAATAAGCGGTTTGAAGATTAGTTTAACTCACATTACGAACTTCCCAAATCTATTAGCTTAT GCTTGGAGCCTATGGAAAGAAGGAAAGGCAATGAATCTGGTGGACTCATCCCTTCTTGGGAGTTGTTCACCAAATGAAGCTTTGAGGTGCATCCACATAGGACTCTTGTGTGTGCAAGACAATCCAAATGGTAGGCCGCTCATGTCATCGGTGGTGTTCATGCTGGAGAATGAAACTACAGCACTTTCGATCCCGAAACAGCCTGTTTACTTCTCACAGAGGTATTCTGAAGCTCAGGAAATAAGAGAAAACACTAGTAGCTCTATGAGTAATATGGACCTGACAGTGTTAGAGGGACGCTAG
- the LOC112900238 gene encoding G-type lectin S-receptor-like serine/threonine-protein kinase At4g27290 isoform X1 codes for MSIWHLASSIIMGAPKTDRFPNHLAMIFSVLLLFLRASAAAIASDTLNNGGNITDGETLVSAAGSFTLGFFSPTGVPAKRYLGIWFTASPDAVCWVANRDTPLSNNTSGVLVIASTGILRLLDGSGQTAWSSNTTRSAPAVAQLLDTGNLVVREQSSGGEVQWQSFDHPSNTLLAGMRLGMDPQTGAEWSLTSWRAPNDPTPGDCRRVMDTRGLPDCVSWQGNVKKYRTGPWNGLWFSGVPEMASYSELFSNQVVVRPDEIAYIFNATADAPFSRLVLNEVGTLLRLAWDPASRVWNTFAQAPRDVCDDYAMCGAFGLCNVNTASTLFCSCVMGFSPVNPSQWSMRESGGGCRRNVPLECGNGTTTDGFMVVRGVKLPDTDNTTVDMSATLDQCRARCFANCSCVAYAAADIRGGGAGSGCVMWTNYIVDVRYVDKGQDLYVRLAKSEFAKEKRMDAARIVLPVLASVLALTAACLYLVWICRLRGQRRNNNVQKKEILGDENLELPFVSFGDIVTATNNFSEANMLGQGGFGKVYKGMLDKNKEVAIKRLGQGSGQGVEEFRNEVVLIAKLQHRNLVRLLGCCIHGDEKLLIYEYLPNKSLDSFIFDAASKKVLDWPTRFQIIKGISRGLLYLHQDSRLTIIHRDLKPSNILLDADMSPKISDFGMARIFGGNQHEANTNRVVGTYGYMSPEYAMDGVFSVKSDTYSFGVILLEIISGLKISLTHITNFPNLLAYVSMVACLKFSQCSKFYRYSMELTQRVQAWSLWKEGKAMNLVDSSLLGSCSPNEALRCIHIGLLCVQDNPNGRPLMSSVVFMLENETTALSIPKQPVYFSQRYSEAQEIRENTSSSMSNMDLTVLEGR; via the exons ATGAGCATCTGGCATCTGGCATCATCCATCATCATGGGGGCACCAAAAACCGACAGATTTCCCAACCATCTCGCCATGATTTTCTCCGTGCTCTTGCTTTTTCTCAGAGCCTCGGCCGCTGCCATCGCATCTGACACGCTCAACAACGGCGGAAACATCACCGACGGCGAGACGCTGGTCTCGGCCGCCGGCTCCTTCACGCTGGGCTTCTTCTCCCCGACCGGGGTGCCAGCCAAGAGATACCTTGGCATCTGGTTCACCGCGTCCCCGGACGCTGTCTGCTGGGTGGCCAACCGTGACACCCCGCTCAGCAACAACACCTCCGGCGTCCTGGTGATCGCCAGCACGGGGATCCTTCGCCTTCTCGACGGCTCTGGCCAGACCGCGTGGTCTTCGAATACAACGAGATCTGCTCCTGCCGTGGCGCAGCTGCTCGACACCGGCAACCTGGTCGTGCGCGAGCAGAGCAGCGGTGGCGAAGTGCAGTGGCAGTCGTTCGATCACCCGTCGAACACCTTGCTCGCCGGCATGAGGCTCGGCATGGACCCGCAGACCGGCGCCGAATGGTCGCtcacgtcgtggcgcgcgccgAACGACCCGACGCCGGGGGACTGCCGCCGGGTGATGGACACCAGGGGACTCCCGGACTGCGTCTCGTGGCAAGGCAACGTCAAGAAGTACCGGACGGGCCCGTGGAACGGCCTGTGGTTCAGCGGCGTCCCGGAGATGGCGTCCTACTCGGAGCTGTTCTCCAACCAGGTCGTCGTCCGCCCCGACGAGATCGCCTACATCTTCAACGCCACGGCCGACGCGCCCTTCTCCCGCCTCGTGCTGAACGAGGTCGGCACTCTGCTGCGGCTGGCATGGGACCCGGCCAGCCGTGTGTGGAACACCTTCGCGCAGGCGCCGAGGGACGTCTGCGACGACTACGCCATGTGCGGCGCGTTCGGCCTGTGCAACGTGAACACGGCGTCCACGCTGTTCTGCAGCTGCGTCATGGGGTTCAGCCCCGTGAACCCTTCGCAGTGGTCCATGAGGGAGTCCGGAGGCGGGTGCCGGAGGAACGTGCCGCTGGAGTGCGGCAACGGGACGACGACGGACGGGTTCATGGTGGTGCGAGGAGTGAAGCTCCCGGACACGGACAACACGACGGTGGACATGAGCGCGACGCTGGATCAGTGCAGAGCTAGGTGCTTCGCCAACTGCTCGTGCGTGGCCTACGCCGCCGCCGACATCCGAGGAGGAGGCGCTGGCAGTGGCTGCGTCATGTGGACGAATTACATTGTTGACGTCCGGTACGTAGACAAGGGGCAAGATCTATACGTGAGGTTGGCAAAATCTGAATTTG CTAAAGAGAAGAGGATGGATGCGGCAAGAATCGTGCTTCCGGTTCTGGCGTCTGTGCTTGCACTTACGGCCGCATGCCTGTACCTTGTTTGGATATGCAGGCTTAGAG GCCAACGTCGAAACAACAATGTTCAGAAAAAAGAGATTCTAGGTGATGAAAACCTAGAGCTTCCATTTGTAAGCTTTGGGGATATTGTTACTGCAACAAATAATTTTTCTGAAGCGAATATGCTTGGACAAGGTGGCTTTGGGAAGGTTTATAAG GGTATGCTGGACAAGAACAAAGAGGTTGCAATCAAAAGGCTTGGTCAGGGTTCTGGACAAGGCGTAGAGGAATTCAGAAACGAAGTTGTTCTAATCGCTAAATTGCAGCATAGAAACCTCGTCAGACTTCTTGGTTGCTGTATTCATGGAGATGAGAAGTTGCTGATTTACGAATATTTACCAAACAAAAGCTTGGATTCCTTCATTTTTG ATGCAGCAAGTAAAAAAGTGCTTGATTGGCCAACAAGGTTCCAGATAATCAAAGGAATATCAAGGGGACTTCTTTACCTCCACCAGGATTCAAGATTGACGATAATTCACAGAGATCTCAAACCAAGCAACATACTTTTGGATGCAGATATGAGCCCTAAGATATCAGATTTCGGTATGGCAAGAATCTTTGGAGGAAACCAGCATGAAGCAAACACTAATCGAGTTGTTGGGACATA TGGTTACATGTCTCCTGAGTATGCAATGGATGGCGTCTTTTCTGTCAAGTCTGATACATACAGCTTCGGTGTCATACTTTTGGAGATAATAAGCGGTTTGAAGATTAGTTTAACTCACATTACGAACTTCCCAAATCTATTAGCTTATGTAAGTATGGTAGCATGCTTGAAATTTTCACAATGCAGCAAGTTTTACCGATATTCTATGGAATTGACTCAACGGGTACAGGCTTGGAGCCTATGGAAAGAAGGAAAGGCAATGAATCTGGTGGACTCATCCCTTCTTGGGAGTTGTTCACCAAATGAAGCTTTGAGGTGCATCCACATAGGACTCTTGTGTGTGCAAGACAATCCAAATGGTAGGCCGCTCATGTCATCGGTGGTGTTCATGCTGGAGAATGAAACTACAGCACTTTCGATCCCGAAACAGCCTGTTTACTTCTCACAGAGGTATTCTGAAGCTCAGGAAATAAGAGAAAACACTAGTAGCTCTATGAGTAATATGGACCTGACAGTGTTAGAGGGACGCTAG
- the LOC112900875 gene encoding putative receptor-like protein kinase At4g00960: MERYLTLKCDVYSFGVIMLEIVCGRKNRNTPTLLSDGWESWNQHRITELLDSAVAQPEPELLFELDRCVQIGLLCVQQSPNDRPTMYAVVTMLNNSSSQIRAPKRPVFDGMTEPPLREADHSVKEGASSTSNGSYTIYLS, encoded by the exons ATGGAGCGGTATTTAACGCTCAAGTGCGATGTGTACAGCTTTGGAGTTATCATGCTGGAGATAGTCTGTGGCCGAAAGAACAGGAACACACCAACGCTCCTTTCTGAT GGCTGGGAATCTTGGAATCAGCATAGGATCACTGAGCTTCTGGATTCAGCCGTGGCCCAACCGGAGCCTGAGCTCCTGTTCGAACTAGACAGATGCGTGCAGATAGGCCTTCTTTGCGTGCAGCAATCGCCCAACGACCGGCCTACCATGTATGCAGTGGTCACGATGCTCAACAACAGCAGCTCACAGATCCGTGCGCCAAAAAGGCCAGTGTTCGACGGCATGACCGAGCCTCCTCTCCGCGAGGCAGATCACTCGGTGAAGGAAGGAGCATCCAGCACATCAAACGGCAGCTACACGATCTACCTCTCGTAG